AATGCAGGACAGACTGTCggctgagggggaaaaaaaatctctTGATCTGTCCAAGTGACATTAAGCTAAATATATCCAAAATATAGCCATTGTTGTAAGGTTCaattgtgtgtagcctatggtgaagCTATAATCAGACTTCAAGCAGTGCAAAGCAGATGCAGCAGTTGGGAATAAGTTGGAAATGACTGCTTTTCAGCCACTTTATGCTCATTCTGGTGTAGGCTATGACCGGATAGTATAAGTGTAAAGTATATTGATTAATGTACAagtatattaaattaaatatatttaaattaggcTCTTAACATACGTTAAGACGTAATTGATATGCAAAATATTGCATGACGTCATCTAGCGACATTtagcgacttttggagctgTCTTTAGCTACTTTCCATTTGAAATAGTTGGCAACACTGAAACTATTTTTTAGTTTAGCTTCACTACCTTCACTGAGGTAACGTTAGTCTGAGACTCATAATGTTAGCCGAGACAAGGTTGAAGGTTAGTGAACGAGTGCAACAGGTTCAATCATCAACTGAAcaagtttagataaattataACATGATGTGCATGTAAAACAAAACGTAAATCCATGTCAGGTTTAACAGTCCCTGTTCTTGGTGGCATGCTTAGTCAAATGAGTCATGGTTTCATGTGCCATGCTTCTCCCCTAACGTTAGTTTATATCCTCATCATTCTTGAGCTGTAAGGCCCAACAGTCTagctaaatcccaaataagtgcaagatatgCCTGTCTATTTCAATTAAATCAGTACTCATATAGAATCTTGTTTCCCAGCTTCTAATACAGACCCatgtgaaccatatttataactttttgttagtgaaagactttgtaagtgagtaggcctatggccatctatgggaaacatgaatatatacTAGGGTGTGATTggcaaaggtaaaaaaaaaaggaaaatatacgCCCCCCCCGATGGTTCAAGTACTTTAGTGTACTATAGTGTTGGCTACCGTATATATTTACATCACCTACACTTCATAAAATTCATGAGGAAAATCCtatgatgaaaatgaaaatcctatccatactgagacttatccaagatctacactgagacattctgagaactatattgttgtgtgaggaCTATACTAACTATATGGAACTTGTATACTTGTGAATCATATTTGTCAACCATTCATACCTTtgaatcatacctgtgctgtaacatctgtgaaacttagctgtgctgttagacctctgtttttagacccgagctgtgctgtgtgaacattaagattctaacctaagttctgtctaaaacggatcatctgaagggctgactcttttattcttcagtatatatcaccatcaaatttgacCTATTATCATTAACTGAGGCCTCTAGCTGTTGCTGCCAGATCAGAATTAaaactgataaatagatctgtctttTGACTTCAAGCTTGCATTGGTTGTTAAGTGTTTAGTGTGttctgagtatcattctgctgtttctgcatttctgcagtactgtattaaaacaaaaaatgttgatcaatattgaattgacaatttatttgtactgactgtcatatactctaagctaacatctaaccaagtaagtggttttcaagaatactgtaagtctacatgtatgtaatctgaataatcatactgtaagtaatgttatacacaacagtttttacatttacatgcaatggtaattccctggaattacattttctagtttttattacagtgcatgcaaatgcactgtattgttattCCACGGGCTTCTTCcgacttattacagtgcatgcaaatgcactgtattgttattCCACGGGCATCTTCcgacttattattattcttccaggCCCTAATTTGGCTTGAACCGCTTATCGTAGAAACTTGGTTCAAACTTGCTGCAAATTTTCGTTCTATGACTTTTCATATTTCTacgacttttactttttgagatattaaataaaaactaaactttaaaattctccatagacttaacatggctttatgacatcataataggctattaaggaaatagaatgcaatcaactgcacctgtgctctctcactgactgcctgcagcaacttgaatggaacctcttctctgtgtccctctccattCAACTGAATAGCTCACTTACACTAAGTAACCACTATAatgaccctagcaacaacctagcaaccaccttaaatatcctagcaacaacctagcaaccacttttatagcatagcaaccactaaaactaccctagcaacagccttaagtaccctagcaacaacctagcaaccacttttatagcatagcaaccactatcattatcctagcaacagcctagcaaccaccttaaatatcctagcaacaacctagcaaccatttttatagcatagcaaccactaaaattaccctagcaacagcctagcaaccaccttaagtaccctagcaacaacctagcaaccacttttatagcatagcaaccactatcattatcctagcaacagcctagcaaccacttaagtaccctagtaacaacctagcaaccaccttaagtaccctagcaaccacttagcaaccacttttatagtatagcaaccactataattaccctagcaacatcctagcaaccactttatagcatagcaaccactataattaccttagcaaccaacccagcaacaactttgcatgcactgtatttccttcaggaaatgcttttctagttattattattcttccaggCCCTAATTTGACTCGAACGGCTTATCGTAGAAACCTGGTTCAAACTTTGACACGTAGCTCTTGAACCAAATTTTCGTTCTATGACTTTTCATATTTCTacgacttttactttttgagatattaaataaaaactacattttaaaattctccatagacttaacatggctttatgacatcataataggctattaaggaatagaatgcaatcaactgcacctgtgctctcactgactgcctgcagcaacttgaatggaacctcttcctgtgtgtccctctccattcaactgaatagctcacttctcatcccaactttctttcacttctttttcttcactttctctatctatctctatttctcccaatttcaataacttttaactattcttactttttttactatttacacATTTTATAGCATGGTAACCACTATAatgaccctagcaacaacctagcaaccacttttatagcatagcaaccactaaaattaccctagcaacagcctatcaaccaccttaaataccctagcaacaacctagcaaccacttttatagcatagcaaccactaatattaccctagcaacaacctagcaaccacttttatagcatagcaaccactaaaattaccctagcaacagcctagcaaccaccttaagtatcctagcaacaacctagcaaccacttttatagcatagcaaccactataattaccctagcagcagcatagcaaccacttaagtaccctagcaacaacctagcaaccgccTTAAGTAcgctagcaacaacctagcaaccacttttatagcatagcaaccactataattaccttagcaacagcctagcaaccaccttaactacaggcttgtgcaaaattccagaattgaattgaaactggctcctaaattccaattaaattcttgaatttcacttgcatttcaattgaggtagcaaacaggaagcagaattgcaattcgaattgtgcacaaccctgcttaactaccctagcaacaacctagcaaccacctagcaaccacttgtatagcatagctaccactataattaccctagcatgttgcatagcaaccactataattgccctagcaaccaacccagcaacaactttgcatgcactgtatttccttcaggaaatgcttttctagttattattattcttccaggCCCTAATTTGACTCGAACTGCTTATCGTAGAAACTTGGTTCAAACTTTGACACGTAGCTCTTGAACCAAGTTTTCATTCTATGACTTTTCATATTTCTacgacttttactttttgagatattaaagaCACTAAACTTAAAATTCTCCATAGGATTAACAttggctttatgacatcataataggctattaaggaaatagaatgcaatcaactgcacctgtgctctctcactgactgcctgcagcaatttgaatggaacctcttctctgtgtccctctccattCAACTGAATAGCTCACTTACACTAAGTAACCACTATAatgaccctagcaacaacctagcaaccacttttatagcatagcaaccactatcattatcctagcaacagcctagcaaccaccttaaatatcctagcaacagcctagcaaccatttttatagcatagcaaccactaaaattaccctagcaacagcgtAGCAACCACTTAAGTACCCTAgtaacaacctagcaaccaccttaagtaccctagcaacaacctagcaaccaattttatagcatagcaaccactataattaccttagcaatagcctagcaaccaccttaagtaccctagcaacaacctagcaaccacttttatagcatagcaaccactataattaccctagcaaccaacccagcaacaactttgcatgcactgtatttccttcaggaaatgcttttctagttattattattattattattattattattattattacgaaTGGGTCAGGTTACAACGTGACAACAAGTTGCAGTCATTCTAGCCAGATCCTGCTCAGGTCAGCCAACAGCTCGGCCCCACCACATTCAAGTTCATAGATGGCACTCGCTGGTACACCAGCCGTCTACGCAAAGCACAAGCTCTTTCTATGCTAGGTCGGAGCACAGCTCATACCACAGCTCTACCGACAGTCTGACTCCTCAGGGACAGGGCTCCAGACTGCGACCAAATGGTTGCATTTTGCGACTAAAATTTGAGacaaatatgtaagggataacggcttccgaggtgtcctgttatacagaattaatagcccaagtccattaattccatataacaggacacctcgaaggccgttatcccgcttatcaggAAACAAGCGGTTCCATTTATAGGGctttctttggccctataacagcgatagtatggacagttagcttgcttacagttgattccattgttgtgaagcctgcttccaggctcaaccgtcatcctactatggttgttatagttaccattcataagcattgatatggaacggtgaatAAACTTTTTggcaacactttacttgacgggtaagttcataacacattcatagcagctgtcataaactgcacataaagcattcatgactgtttcatgagacatgactcaacattcataccaaacctttcatgaatgtggaagacagaaccaCGCagaactttggatgcggttatcttagcgatactttttgcaataccctcgatatacatatcgttggaaagcttagtcaatggccgttcatgtgagcacattaacttaattttgtaaatttgaccaaaacgactggtttcgccttgcaggattacatattaggaagcataggccaatattttacagcattgtacaatatattcaatgaaataccaacatgctgcattaaagggacaccaggcaacgttttcgtgttaattactcatcttcgtaagtcggtatatggttaaatgactcattacagggcaaaTGAACACTCTCTCgtccgcccctactgcctgtaggaagaatatcccgcttacCCGCCGacagaagcaggatcagtttacatcctgcatccacagcacagaggcaggctaacaaaacgctagagattgttgcaaacgtgtgtataatggcagagccggcgaagaagcagcgaaaacccttgacggaagatgcaaagaaaaggaaaatcttcagaccgagcgagggggagtttcgtagagaaaaagcatcaggcttgcctggtgtccctttaaaaggcataatactgtcgcgatcgaggtgcctgtcccatacctcaagttttttggtgaatgcagtaatcttatctgctaggtgaggtaggtacttgtctttgccttgtaactggagatttaactcattgagctttccaaatatatagctaagataggccagcttcgtcaagaaatgttcattagtgaacgtgcttgcagattcaaacatgcgctcttcctccaagaagaggtgactcggagctcaaacacgccgacagcactttacctcgaaaagccaccttgcctcgctgtgaaacagtacaccccttttggtcagctcccatctcctcgcaaaatgaaaaaaataattcagtggaaatgcatggattccagtttcttccagtagcagaaactggaatccatgcatttccactgaattatttttggaatctgatcccttatcatacctgttcattcttactcgtcgctctaCATATTGTGACTTAATTCAAGATGGCTgaaaacgctaaacttcgtgaagatactgtctgtataaatcgtcttgtaagtaaactaccagtgctttttcaaagttctcaatgtctcgttttaaatgtcagggccctcagaagtctaccaatgaagtgtggagatacattgagcctcgtaaatggtgtaaaacagtgatttatttgcatggctagcccgatgccgaagcaccaccattgaaaaagctgttggtagcatcggctaactagcgccagattttggagtgcaggggacaagccgagatgggctatgagacgtacgttcacactcggtatcatgtttcaacacactttaggtcaatatcacaccggaattctcctttaaatatgcaggttgagagttgttctgattgttctacaacactttctgggtcgtttggtgggtgcttcgtctccccctatcgcttctccgtggaaaaaacgaatatgcaattTTCTGTTCCCAGTCCGAggaaatccggatgtgactcagcagAAGTatcacattaggcctactaggcCATCACCGCGAGTGCATACCAAATGTTTTTGCAATTTACCTTCGTTACTACCAGTCGTTGCTTTTTACTGCGTCCATTCacgattgagtgcgcatctaatgtaacagcggTGTCTTCGCGGAGACATCAACTCCGCcgtttcatttttgctgttgttgcgagCGAGCTAATAGGCTatgatatgggaaatactttcaaTACAATCAGCTTCAGAAATGAGTGGGTTTTCCTTAGCCtctgctacacctttccaccaagttgtgcgaaaattgtagtttttgcgatgttgacaaacatgcgtAGCACATGGAAGTTCTTGATAGTGCAAgccactaacgtctataaaaacaatatttatggaataaaactagacaggtacctcagattagcattgctgtttattgttaaactgcaattttcagcagccagcggagggcattaGCCTACTATGCTTCCGGACAATATTTTATGtctcccctaattctgaagcagtggcatcgataaatgaagaggaaactctgagaagaaagttaatgttttaaataggctacatcaatacaatatataatatgtgaagtgaaactggacaggccataataacctctgactacTTTTCATTTAGGTCAGTCACTTTAAGGTGGGGTGAATATGTATGCAATCACTTATTTTGCaatatacatttttaataaattaacaTTATTTTGTAGTcatttgctttcactttgacattacagactggatttttgtaaattattgtaaaaataAGCCAAATTGaattgatcaagattccatttatgaaagcagtaaaaggggaaatatccaaggggggtgGATACTTTATATAGGCACTGTACTACTTGACACCTCAGCGCCTATCTATCTCTATAAATGTTGATTGCTTACATTGtacatgagtgagtgaatgagttgAATAAATGGAGTAAGGTCAGCTCTGTATGTCGTGTCGGTTATTCCCCATAACACCCTCCACCCATGTGCATTTAAGATTAAAGTAGAAGCCTATATCTCTGTGAAACAGACACAACTCACTTTCACATTTGGGCAGGTTGGTGTAGCCATTCTCAGTGCATTTGATGGTATCATTTCCAGTGAGATGGTAGTCGTCATTACAGCTATACTGAATGGAATCACCAAACGTAATGTGTTCTTTGTGAAGAGGAGCTTTGACGATACGTCCATTTTCAAGAACAGGTAAAGTGTCATTCTGAGCCTCACCACACACAATCTctacatgagaaaaaaaaaatggtattgGGGGGGATACCATTTCATTTCAATAAATACACCAATAACAATATAGCCGATTAAGTTACTGTACAAAATGGCCAATGGCATGTGGTAAACAGTGTCAGTAATCAGTGATAGGCGTACCTTCACAGATTGACCTCCCTTTCCAGCCATGGTTGAGACATTGCCAGAAACTTGATCCCACAAGCTGGAAACTGGTATGAAAAAAGTAGAATATTTAATATATGTCTGTGAACGTCAAACCACATAAAATATTTAACCCTTTGTAaggtgttcatatttttgttacTCAGCCAATGTTCCCGGGTCTGGTGGACCCACCACATTATTAGGCTTTTAAAGGAACACCAAatcacttttcctctgtcgcacgcaccctatttgtttatccagcactggctttgcaaataacgatgtccaaagacaaggtagagtatgttgcatgattttatgaaagtatgatttattgtgacatcagaagcaagtcaaatttgtagtttcttatgtctcattccatcgatttacagatccgctacccgatctggcaaacttacatagtgcggttatatccgatagagggctgcaaagcaaatgcagaagtgccgttcaccctgttgccagttgatgaaccactgaaacgattttggtcTTGCTTTAAATCAATACAGCGATAacaatttatgtaaaaaaaaactacttAAGCTCAGTTACCAATGATACAGATACCacttatatttaacatttacccATTTATGATCATTTTCGTTTTGAGAAAACGAGGAAATTCAATTATAAAAAAGATTTTTGATCAGATGAAAGGGcttgaaatgtaacaattttgtaactttgtgtgggaatagcagatgcagaaagacaacattcccgcacacagacacgcacacatacagacgcacagacacacacaaacacacacatactatagcAAGCCCAGTAGGAggacacattattattattatccagTACCTGAACACCACATTtgtaatttatgtgtgtgtgtgtgctcttcacAGACAATGAGCCAAGGCCAATGAGTTTGAGTTAGAAGAAACACAGACCCGAACACCTTACAATGGTTAATGTAGTAGCCTAGACTAATCATAACTGGACATTACTCAGTATATTGGCCTGCAACATATCACTTACCCCTGCTCACAAACTGCTGTTATTCGATCCGTAAAATATGTTGCATTTTTTCCATTCTGATACAAAAATGTTAGATGTGGAATCACTTTGGGGGGTCCACAATCTTTCCctgaaatacaaatataaatacaTGAAATACAATGTTTGGATAACTTAAGGTATTTATATTTCAGAGTGTGATTTAGCTTAGCGTACTTGTACATCTCAACTTCACTTCAGTCCAATTGCCGCTTAGACAGGTTATGGTGTGGGATCCTTCCTGTGCAACATACCCGTTGTCGCACTCCAGTGTGATTAGGGATCCCTCTGGAAATTCGTTCCGTAGAACTGCCTCACTTGACAAAATAACGCTGTATTCAAGGACCCGTGGAACTGGACATTCCGCTGCTCGAAAGGAAAAGTTTGGTTGAGACAACTCAAATATTGTAGGTAAGAAAGTTAGGCTGTTTGTGAACAATTTAAAGCACTAGGCTAATTAAAATCTACCAGACAGAGTGAGCACTATCCTGAACAATTGAACTACAAAAGCCAAAGCGCAAAAATACTCGTCAATACGTTAAAAGAATAGgctaattttaaaatatttttttttaacgttCTGACAGGCTTGTTTATTAATCCACACGCTGTGTCATTAAGCGAAACATTACCTTTAACTGTACGAAGGAAAAAAAGACCCAGCGTTATCAGTGACTGCAGCATGCTTCTCTCCCTAAGCATTTTTGAATGTTCCACGCCCTGTCTAAAATTCTGATACGTGTTTTTCATAAGCTGTGCTGAGTAACAGATTGTTGGTCTGATAACCACTCAAACATAGGCTATTAACTAAGTTGATTTAGAACTGCACCTCTTTCGTTCACGTGTTATGATGAATATTTCCCGTTATCATGCAGTGTTCGAGACAACTCGGACCTCGATTTTTTCCCCACTTGAAATTTACATTTTACCTTGCGGTATCGTGATGTAAAATTGACAGTGTAACACTGGTTAAATTATACATCCTTATTGACATAAGGATTGACATATGAAAACTTAATTCTTAAAAAATCATTCTTCAACTTTAAGTGGAATGGGGCACTTTCCCGAGTCGTTTCGCACGCACCACAGGGTGGCACCCTGTAAAACTTCGTCACCTTGACTACACAATGAAAAACATTCTGTGAACATGTTTCGCGAATCGCCAAAGATTGTTTCGCTGCCCCTCCCTTTCGATAGAGCCAGAGCGCTGAAGCCATGACAtagcgttgtcaaggcagcattttcactggatctaaacaaatcaatctaaccgcTGTAGCAGTGgtggcaaagattctagagcggagctctgttctagaatctttggtggtGGCTATGTTTCCGTCGGTTCTCAAACAATTAAATGCCcaatatataggcctaccaaCGCCCAAAATAAACCTCATGCAAAAACACAGCAGATGAATTTAATTGTTTCCATACGATTTTTGAGAAagtagtaggctaatgtatgAATTTCGACcgacatgcacacaaaacacaggagTCCATGGGTGACCCCCGAGGAATTTTCTTAAATGCTTATCAAATACCGCACGGACACAAGCGTCTTGACTTTTACAACACTGACTGTAGTCTATAATTTAACTTGGGCTAGGCGTGGTTCAAgcttctttttttaaagttcTGGAATGAGGGAGGTTTCTCCACTGCGAATGTTTTGGGCTGCTAATCACACCATCTAAATGCAGTTT
The Alosa alosa isolate M-15738 ecotype Scorff River chromosome 21, AALO_Geno_1.1, whole genome shotgun sequence genome window above contains:
- the LOC125286202 gene encoding sushi, von Willebrand factor type A, EGF and pentraxin domain-containing protein 1-like isoform X3; translated protein: MKNTYQNFRQGVEHSKMLRERSMLQSLITLGLFFLRTVKAECPVPRVLEYSVILSSEAVLRNEFPEGSLITLECDNGYVAQEGSHTITCLSGNWTEVKLRCTRKDCGPPKVIPHLTFLYQNGKNATYFTDRITAVCEQGFQLVGSSFWQCLNHGWKGRSICEEIVCGEAQNDTLPVLENGRIVKAPLHKEHITFGDSIQYSCNDDYHLTGNDTIKCTENGYTNLPKCERQRFQHPSKTPMKEQNESSVSESTGTIIAVFGAVFGIGLCVILCLCYKDKNKGLTSPHNEAVTSYLLGAMSASHDAIAYLLRDSRLCRSFRYKQPCIASGSCEEFSLESIEKKKAAGSETDSEQGNAPQTSSKRTEFRQNAASYDTYCSEATNSHFTVL
- the LOC125286202 gene encoding sushi, von Willebrand factor type A, EGF and pentraxin domain-containing protein 1-like isoform X2, coding for MKNTYQNFRQGVEHSKMLRERSMLQSLITLGLFFLRTVKAECPVPRVLEYSVILSSEAVLRNEFPEGSLITLECDNGYVAQEGSHTITCLSGNWTEVKLRCTRKDCGPPKVIPHLTFLYQNGKNATYFTDRITAVCEQGFQLVGSSFWQCLNHGWKGRSICEEIVCGEAQNDTLPVLENGRIVKAPLHKEHITFGDSIQYSCNDDYHLTGNDTIKCTENGYTNLPKCERQRFQHPSKTPMKEQNESSVSESTGTIIAVFGAVFGIGLCVILCLCYKDKNKGLTSPHNEAVTSYLLGAMSASHDAIAYLLRDSRLCRSFRYKQPCIASGSCEEFSLESIEKKKGRFVHAAGSETDSEQGNAPQTSSKRTEFRQNAASYDTYCSEATNSHFTVL
- the LOC125286202 gene encoding sushi, von Willebrand factor type A, EGF and pentraxin domain-containing protein 1-like isoform X6, giving the protein MKNTYQNFRQGVEHSKMLRERSMLQSLITLGLFFLRTVKAECPVPRVLEYSVILSSEAVLRNEFPEGSLITLECDNGYVAQEGSHTITCLSGNWTEVKLRCTRKDCGPPKVIPHLTFLYQNGKNATYFTDRITAVCEQGFQLVGSSFWQCLNHGWKGRSICEEIVCGEAQNDTLPVLENGRIVKAPLHKEHITFGDSIQYSCNDDYHLTGNDTIKCTENGYTNLPKCERQRFQHPSKTPMKEQNESSVSESTGTIIAVFGAVFGIGLCVILCLCYKDKNKGSYDTQEERNKMGDLTKRKSDSLQGHLVAV
- the LOC125286202 gene encoding uncharacterized protein LOC125286202 isoform X1 — its product is MKNTYQNFRQGVEHSKMLRERSMLQSLITLGLFFLRTVKAECPVPRVLEYSVILSSEAVLRNEFPEGSLITLECDNGYVAQEGSHTITCLSGNWTEVKLRCTRKDCGPPKVIPHLTFLYQNGKNATYFTDRITAVCEQGFQLVGSSFWQCLNHGWKGRSICEEIVCGEAQNDTLPVLENGRIVKAPLHKEHITFGDSIQYSCNDDYHLTGNDTIKCTENGYTNLPKCERQRFQHPSKTPMKEQNESSVSESTGTIIAVFGAVFGIGLCVILCLCYKDKNKGLTSPHNEAVTSYLLGAMSASHDAIAYLLRDSRLCRSFRYKQPCIASGSCEEFSLESIEKKKGRFVHGDYFSCIRCVVFIAYTVHRAVLIVFIDCSSAAGSETDSEQGNAPQTSSKRTEFRQNAASYDTYCSEATNSHFTVL
- the LOC125286202 gene encoding sushi, von Willebrand factor type A, EGF and pentraxin domain-containing protein 1-like isoform X7; the encoded protein is MKNTYQNFRQGVEHSKMLRERSMLQSLITLGLFFLRTVKAECPVPRVLEYSVILSSEAVLRNEFPEGSLITLECDNGYVAQEGSHTITCLSGNWTEVKLRCTRKDCGPPKVIPHLTFLYQNGKNATYFTDRITAVCEQGFQLVGSSFWQCLNHGWKGRSICEEIVCGEAQNDTLPVLENGRIVKAPLHKEHITFGDSIQYSCNDDYHLTGNDTIKCTENGYTNLPKCERQRFQHPSKTPMKEQNESSVSESTGTIIAVFGAVFGIGLCVILCLCYKDKNKGLIMVSNVGH
- the LOC125286202 gene encoding beta-2-glycoprotein 1-like isoform X5, coding for MKNTYQNFRQGVEHSKMLRERSMLQSLITLGLFFLRTVKAECPVPRVLEYSVILSSEAVLRNEFPEGSLITLECDNGYVAQEGSHTITCLSGNWTEVKLRCTRKDCGPPKVIPHLTFLYQNGKNATYFTDRITAVCEQGFQLVGSSFWQCLNHGWKGRSICEEIVCGEAQNDTLPVLENGRIVKAPLHKEHITFGDSIQYSCNDDYHLTGNDTIKCTENGYTNLPKCERQRFQHPSKTPMKEQNESSVSESTGTIIAVFGAVFGIGLCVILCLCYKDKNKGLTSPHNEAVTSYLLGAMSASHDAIASAGSETDSEQGNAPQTSSKRTEFRQNAASYDTYCSEATNSHFTVL